One Helianthus annuus cultivar XRQ/B chromosome 7, HanXRQr2.0-SUNRISE, whole genome shotgun sequence genomic region harbors:
- the LOC110866417 gene encoding proline-rich extensin-like protein EPR1: MDQPLEAPVAPIDPLFDIPADFDMDLVDPEPVMAPEPVVAPDPAPEHDPVLDDAPAFAPPIADLPIVAPPVVDDPVDVPLPDHVPVLVDRAPFAAHIDPRYADTRNGWIDDDDDYPPFVLPVTPPVAPVSAPTDIPLFPPHTTDAHRTDLPITFLQDIPPPRPGEGSSRQPPVSVPPVLSSSFPFTS; encoded by the coding sequence ATGGACCAGCCCTTAGAGGCGCCTGTAGCTCCCATTGATCCGTTGTTTGACATCCCTGCCGACTTTGACATGGACCTTGTTGACCCTGAGCCTGTCATGGCCCCAGAGCCTGTTGTTGCTCCTGATCCTGCACCAGAGCACGACCCTGTTCTCGATGATGCACCAGCTTTTGCACCACCCATTGCTGACCTTCCCATTGTTGCTCCACCAGTGGTGGATGATCCTGTTGATGTACCTTTACCTGATCATGTTCCGGTATTGGTTGACCGCGCACCTTTCGCCGCACACATAGATCCTCGTTATGCCGACACCCGCAACGGGTGGAtcgatgatgatgacgattacCCACCATTTGTGCTACCTGTCACTCCTCCAGTAGCACCCGTTTCTGCACCCACTGATATCCCGTTGTTTCCCCCACACACCACAGACGCCCATCGTACTGATCTTCCCATTACGTTcctccaggacataccgccacctcgacctggagagggttcatcGAGGCAGCCGCCTGTTTCTGTTCCACCCGTACTATCATCATCTTTTCCGTTCACGTCTTAG